The genomic stretch GGAATGGGTATgtagagatgcccacggttccAGAACTGACGGTTATGGTTCGAAAATGCCGGTttcggttttaaaaattgtCGAATCGGACCGAACCGTGAGGGTGTTCAGAGTTTCGGTTCAGAACCGCTCGTTTTccggtagttttttttatcgttTATTACAATTTTGAACTGCTGGTTTTGGGCGGTTTTTTGCGGTTCCGACACGGTTTCACAGTTTTCTAGCGGTTTTTTGCGTTCCGGTCTGGAATAGCCCGGAACCGATGATTTCAACatgattttccaaaattttggAACATGAACCGAATCACGGTTCCACAAGTGacgatttcattttcatttaaatCTCGTGGTTCTGGTTCGAAACCATAACCGCTGATTACGATTTCGCATTGATCGCTCTAACCGTAAGCATTGGGCATTTCTAATGGGTCGTAGAGTCGTATAATTTGAGGTTTGAGTGGAAAATGACTAAAAAAGTGAGTTGTGCAATGAAATCACATatatcaaaaaaataatttccctaattttaaataaatgttaAAGTTTGCGTGCAAAATAATACTTagaaaaaaataacatattaaCACGTGGCTATATTTTTGTGTCACCATATAGTTGATTGAATCAACTTTAAACGGAAAGATAGGATATGAATGGAAGTCCCGATAAACTTGTTACTGTTGAGCATAATGCGACTATATGGCACCTATCACGTTGCtacttttcaatttttatttttatttttatttttgtttttgtttttgtttggaAGTAACTTATGAAGCCAATGGAATACATAATTGAGATATTTGATTGATCAATTGAATTATCTGCATAATCGAGTAGTGTAATTTTATATTGTCATGAGTGTTAGTAACTTAGTATTGTTGGGTCATCTTCTAAAGCTTATAACACCctaatccaaaactaagactaaatctacatccttagattttgaaataaataaatgagattaaagctcacaaatttcaataaatagcagacaaaatatgataatatcgtcattatgttatcatatgataattttcgtgggtgtttttttatatcaacatagtatattacaaatattaacaatatgacatgagaatatcaacacaagtacaataaaatatcaacacagttttattgatattttacctacattatattgagattttgcctacactatattgagattttttttatttgttgataaaatcaACAGgtacaaaaattgaaatataatctATCAAATTTCATAACCCGAATATCGTCGGAACacatgcaattgagatctcgttagaatccttataaaattatctttaattagatatattttttgtgaaaaaataatttaaatcgagagagttacgtaaatttgaagttttgagatgattttaatgagagagaattgacattaatacgctttaaatttatttcataatttttttaatttaaaatataatccatgtGCCATTATTTCAATCGCTATATCTCTTAATTTAATGACAAAATTTAGTATTAATTTGTGATTGTAATTAGCAATTCATCAATCCCCTGTCCATCAAAGCTTAAATATATGAAATCCCTCACCTTAGTTATGAATCTTATCTTAGTTCATTAATCATACTGTTTCTTGTAGAATTTGTTAAAATAAAAGCTACTACAAAATTTAgtcataattttttaaaacaattaattatatttttaatttttttactcagATTAAGAGGAAATCATGTATAAGATGACAACATAGAAAATAATTTCTCTATTTAAGTACGTCGTTTAATATATATAGTCGGTTAgaggagtgatcaattgctaactaattaacaatcacaaCCAAATATTAGtcattagattaggagatctagtgATTGAAATAATGCTAtgggattatattttaaattaaaaaaattattaaattaacttaaaaggtattaatgtcaattctctctcatcaaaatcatcttacaactttaaatttacgtaactctctcgatttaaattattttttcgcaaaaaatatatcaaattaaagataattttataaggattccaacgggatctcaattgcatatgtttcgaCGATGTCcggtgatgaaatttgataaattatattttaattttcatacaTGTTGATAAGCAgcttttatcaacaaatacaaaaaaaatctctatatagtgtatgcaaaatctcaatataatataggtaaaatatcaataaaactgtgttgatattttcttgtatttgtgttgatattctcatgtcatattgttgatatttctaatacattatgttgatataaaaaacactcacgaaaattatcatatgataacataattGCGATATTatccttttgttgatattttgtctactatttattgaaatttgtgagctttaatatcatccactcattttaaaatctaagggtaTAGATTTAatcttagttttggattatggtgttataagcatTAGAAGATTACCCTAGTCGGTCATTATATAACTTTTATGCATGTATACGCCAcgtaaaaaaattcaaacaactaCAAaggtaaatatttttttatatgaattATAACATTTAACGTTATAAGATTAACCAAAGATTAATCAATTTTGATAGGGGTATCAATTATTTACCTTCCTACAAAAATCATAAATAGTAGAGGACTACTATTTCTGAATTATTTACTTGAGATATGTAAAGGCCCAAACTTTTATCGTTACATTTTGTTGGGCCATATAATCTCTTATTGAGCCCAATTAGGCTTACCCTAGATACCATCACGTGCGAGTCACATGACAAAGAGAAGGGGAATATAGCGCGCCGCGCTTGTAAAAAACCACAAGAAGAACCGTTCGGCCTATTTCCCACCGTCGATAGCTATCCACGTCAGCGATCCATGTGCTTGTTCTAGAATAGACGGTCCAGATCAATCATCCTCCCCCAACCCCATCACCCCTGTGAGCAAGCCTCTTTCCCCTGTTTCGCCTCTTTCTTCCCACTCTTTTTTTCttcgtaattttttttcaaaaaaaaaaaagaaaaatcaattaGCTTCTTCTGAAAAGTATGGCGGTTTTCGAAGAGGAGAAGGTCTTTGAGGAGGAAGTCGATGGCGAGGAAGACGTCGACGAGGACGAAGAAGATGGGGAGGAGGAGGGtgacgatgatgatgaggaaGTGTTGaacagcagcggcggcggcggcaggtCTGCGGCGGCGCCTATTGACgtagacgatgatgatgatgaagacgGAGAAGGTGAAGACGACGAaggcgacgacgacgacgacgacgatgacgatgacgatgacgatgacgacgacgatgacgaggatgacgatgatgaagaagaagtcgaaggagatgaagaagaggtaaattaattattttgtcgTTTCTGAGTAGCAATATGTTTATTGTTGATATGTTTGGCGAAACGAACTAGATCTGTGATTTTTGACTGATTTTCTCCTATCTAGTGCCCTTTGAACTGATATTTGTTAGAATTTGaactttttttagttttttctctGGTCATGTGGTTTTCCTTTAATATTTTTTGATTTAAAGCATATCTGGACCACTATATCTGGTATTCTATCTCTTGCAGCACAATTATACATTCCGTTACTGATTTGTGGATTAAGGCTTGGTAGATCTGTCGATTAAGGCTTGGTAGTTTAATATACTTGTTTTTGGAGAACATAGTTGGATTATAGCACAATTTTTATGCAGTTGCTGATTTGTGGATTAAGGTTTGGTAATTGAATATACTTGTTTTTTAAAAACATAGTTGGATCTGCTTCATGATTGCGGAAATATTCTGGAGGAATTAAGATAAGCATTATAGATCCCTAGTAGTAGATCTAGATCTCCTGCATATCTCCATCATCATAGAGGGACTATTAGTGGAAAACTCCAAAAAAGTTCAACCAAGAGGGATCAAATTAGCTACTGAGTAATTATATATTTTGCTTCACCTTCTTTGAATTGTTGTGTATGGCCAACTCAGTGGACCTATGCATTGATCTTGTTTGTGTGTGTTTGGGGCTAATTTAATTTGCTTTCCCGGTGACGGTATATCTTGATCTGTTTTGATTTGTACTAgtatagtagtatatgtttGTTGGTGATAAAACAACTAGTGTAATCACCTGTTGTTGGTCTTGTTCTTGTTACAAGACTTTTAACAAGTTTTTGTTGGTGATAGGGTGATCTGGGCACGGAATATCTTGTGAGACCAGTTGGTCGTGCTGAGGATGAGGAAGATGCAAGTGACTTCGAGCCCCAAGAGAATGGGGAGGAAGATTTTgacgaggaagaagatgatgaggatGATGAGGGAAAAGCAGAGGTGCAACCCAAGCGAAAACGCTCAGGCAAGGATGATCCTGATGATAGCGATGATGGGGGAGAGGATGATGAGAGGCCATCCAAGCGGTAGTGGTGCAGCCTCCTCAAATTTCCATCAGTCTACACAACACATAGCTGTAGTTGGTTCGATCATATCTCGGTCATTTCTGTATTATGTTGGCAACACATCTTAGGATTTTTATAAGCTGTTTCGAGACAGTTTGAAAACTTTACTGGTTAGCTTTATGTGAgctatactagtactattagcTAGAGTAGTTTCTTCTTGCACCTCTTGAAGTTTTAATTGGATATTCACTAATTATCGAATGGTTCCTATTTATGTAATTCTTCCCAATTTACTCAAGCATTCATATATCACTGAATACGTATACGAACTTGGAAACCAGATCAAGTATTTATTGgtattggttttagacaattatCGATACAGGTGGATGTAAAATAAGGTTCTAAACTTGATTGAACTCAATGTGATGGTGGTGCAAGTATGATTTGGCTATGTTGCCAGAAGCCCCTTTGGGATAGAATCCGCCCGGGTGCGTCTCCTTTCCACTTGCATAAACGATTCTTAGTATTTCTTCAGGTGTCCGGTCATAAGCTAATGAGTTTTTGTCACCTGCCAGCACGTTGCCAGCAATTCTGCCCTCGGCTCCTTCTGCAGGTTTGACAATTAGGCCTTCATCTTTGGTACCGTTCTTCCCAAGCTTGTCTCGGAGGTTTGAAATCTTGTCGGTAAGCTCTGCTACTGTGAAATGGTAGGGGTGGACTTTGGAGTTTGCACGCTCGTACAGCAATGCTCTGATGACGGCATCTTGGCCCGACTCCACTCCTAGTAGCCCCGCCACCAGCTGCAAAATCAAATTTCCATCAGATCATAAGCTATAGTAGTATGTTATGAATGAGAGATTGATTGTACCTTTTTGGAAGTGGAGCTTTTGAGTTTGGGATTTGCTCCGACATAGCCGGTGAGTCCAACATAGGGGATGAGATATGATGCAAGAAGATAGTTGATGTCAGAGGCATATGGATCGAATGGTGGCTCTAGAGTTTTCCCCACTGCAGTGTTGATCACTGTTGCGAATGACGCTGCACTTAGGTTTAGAAGCGGCCTCGGGAATCCTGGGACCGTTTCCTGGATCGCCCTGCACAAACCCTGCGTTAAGTTGGTGGAATTCAAACTCGTGATATTTTAGTAGTGCGAAGAAACGAACCTGAGGTGTCCGAATTCTTGGAAAGCGAACTGAGTGATGATGTCTTTGATGAGAGGGCTGAGTTTAGCCTTCTTTACGCCGAGGGGCTTGGGGCCGCCTTTGGTGAGGTTAGGCTCGAAGTGGTCGATGCCGCGGCCGAGGGCGCCCCATGCGAAGAAGTCGGCTTCCAAGTACTCGAGATTGAGGGGGAACTCCAGAAGATCGACGTCGGAATCTGGGAGTCCTTTGCCGGACGAGACgcggaagaggaagaggaagaggaagagggtgATTAATGCAGTGGTTGGGATGGGGAATGCCATGACGTTGTATAGGTGTGTTGTGTGTTGTTGCATGCGTACTTATAGGATGGTGATCTATGAATTCCGAAAACACTTGTCCACGCCAAGAATGAGTCAaggcttcttgatttttttatgatacAAGTTTGCGATTctagaattaatttaattcaactCAAATACACGCAAATATTTTCTACTATTACCATTTACACcaatatttacaattttttttataggagTACTACTTTTGTAATTAAACATATATTTCATCTgtcttaaaaaaaaataaactagttttaccattttgaatCATCCTCCAAAATTTGACTAAATCTAAATCTGGAAagtttcaacaaataataattttatgtatcaatatataatttataatatggACCCTACAATCCACAAATAGTTcttccattattttttttattttctctctcgtactttaccaattatatattaaaattcgtgtcatttACAAGTTGGTCTATtttttaggacggagggagtatattttaatatatcacTAAACACATTTAGTTATCGCCATTTAATATATCATTAAACACATTTAGGACTTAAACCTCAAGTTATGTCAAACCCAATTAATGTCATTAAACCCACTTAgaatttaaacaaaattaacGTCAACGTCCATTAAATTAACGCCGCatctacacataaaataaattaacgCCATATTTATTTCAACCATTTATACAAAAAAACTTAAACTCATTAGCTACAACATGATTTAGCGGCAGACAGTGTCGTGATTCTCTTAAAATAAAAGTGTAATTACTTGTCTAAGATGGTTGGATTTATGCTTATGtattccaaaaataaaagaCATCCAACAATACTAAAACACTCAACTATCTAGTATATCTACAATATGTATCCGAAAAGGACAATCAAATGTTTAACAAAGTGATGTTTtctaagatttaagaaagtgaCGTTTAATTAGTatggaaaaagaagaagaaaaaaaaagtagaaaaagttGGAAGATGTTAAAGAAAgagatttaaatatttatttttacctGAAAAATGAGCTTTTGTCTATTTTCTTACCTTCCGAAGCTCGATCTATTCTTAATTATATAAGAAGATCCATAGCTCAATTTTACAACGTATGCCACATTTTGGAGACCTAAAAATATCCCACAGCACATCAAaaagacaaaaacaacaaaatcttCAGAAAAGTTTCTAATAAATTATCCAATGTCcaacaaaaatattaattttttgtgtTCTAACAAAACTCGAGAGATGAATATTCGTAATAGTATCAAGTTTGTAATCAACGAGATTCTAATAGGAGTAGTAAGTGATATAAGTGGTCGTCCTAATAAAATCAAAGTCATACTTGAATGTTAGATTTATAAGGTGAATTACATAGAAGTTGGTGAGGCTAATGAGTTGGATACAAATTCATCAAAGATAAACATATGCTTAGCTTAAAACAATGGTGAGACTAATCCATGACTACTGAGATCTGGCAGCCAGGCGAGAACAGTTTCTTCTCCCAGTTTTGAGGCCACACACACACTTCTCGAGCACCTCGTAATCCTCGTTCCAAAACAGCATCGAAGCCATCTCCGGATTCCTCAGAAGCATCTTCGATGTCAGGTATCCCGCAATCGTCCATGTCTGCTGCAGCCGTGCTTGCTTCCCGGTGAACCTCCCCTGCTTCGTGTCGTAATATTCCGGCCACGAATCGCCCGGAAGCCTTTGCTCAGCCACGGCCACCGCCTTCCTGGCTAACTCTGGCCTTCCCATCTTGATGCACGCCAACGTGAACTGCAGTGCAAAACGACCGCACCCTATCAGcctaagcaaaaaaaaaaaacttactaTGTCGTTAGAAAATATCGCACCTGCCACGTGAGCGTAGGCCACGATCCGCCATTGTGATACGACCATGGGCTGCACAAACAGTAAATTGATCAGACTTTGAACTAGTAGATTTTGGTATTTGATTCTTTCTGGTATACACTTACGTATT from Salvia splendens isolate huo1 chromosome 15, SspV2, whole genome shotgun sequence encodes the following:
- the LOC121767382 gene encoding prostatic spermine-binding protein-like produces the protein MAVFEEEKVFEEEVDGEEDVDEDEEDGEEEGDDDDEEVLNSSGGGGRSAAAPIDVDDDDDEDGEGEDDEGDDDDDDDDDDDDDDDDDDEDDDDEEEVEGDEEEGDLGTEYLVRPVGRAEDEEDASDFEPQENGEEDFDEEEDDEDDEGKAEVQPKRKRSGKDDPDDSDDGGEDDERPSKR
- the LOC121767381 gene encoding desiccation-related protein PCC13-62-like — translated: MAFPIPTTALITLFLFLFLFRVSSGKGLPDSDVDLLEFPLNLEYLEADFFAWGALGRGIDHFEPNLTKGGPKPLGVKKAKLSPLIKDIITQFAFQEFGHLRAIQETVPGFPRPLLNLSAASFATVINTAVGKTLEPPFDPYASDINYLLASYLIPYVGLTGYVGANPKLKSSTSKKLVAGLLGVESGQDAVIRALLYERANSKVHPYHFTVAELTDKISNLRDKLGKNGTKDEGLIVKPAEGAEGRIAGNVLAGDKNSLAYDRTPEEILRIVYASGKETHPGGFYPKGASGNIAKSYLHHHHIEFNQV